A segment of the Bacillus sp. es.034 genome:
GTCCTGCACCCGTTTCACATGTGCCACATCCCCCCTAACATTCGCTTCGATCCTCTCATACTCTTCATAACTGTCATATTCCCATATCGCAAACACTTCCACTTCCCCATCGGCATGCTTCGTCATCCATCTTCCCACCAACCTGGATCCGTACTTCAGCTGCGTCGGTAACAACGTTTGATTAAAATGAACATTGAAATCGTCGATAATCCGTGGAGACACACGGTACATCTTTCTTCGGTAGATCATCATGATTCCTCTCCTTTATTGAGGGACGGACCTTCCAAACGTCCATTTGTGTGAAACGATTTTACGATTTAGAGGTCCGTCCCTCTTACTTCCCTCCACTTACACCCAGTACTTTTGCTTTGACCCAGCTCCCGCCGAATAGTCCCGTGTAAACGAGAACGGTTCCGAGCATGACGATGAAGCCGATATAGACGCTCATCATTGTCGGCATCAGGAAGGCACCGATGATGATGGTGGATCGTGCAACAAGGTCCGCTCCGCTGAAAGACAGGTTGGAGAAAGCAGAGTACGATCCCCGCTTGTCGCTCGGGATCATATTCGCCTGCTCTGCGTTACGGATCGGCGAGTAGATCAGTTCTCCCATTGTCGCGATCAGATTGAAGGCAATCAGGACGTACCACGTGTTGGCGGATGTGACCGTCACATAGCCGATGCCATACAGGAGCAGCCCGATCAAGAGGGCATTTTTCTTATTCAGTCGGTCCGTATAGCGGTTAATGATGAACGTCAGGCAGACGACGAGCAGCATGTTCTCGATGTTCAGGATACTGAGCATCCTCACCCCAACGATTTCGAAACTCCCGATGTTCACCGCCTTGAATGTTTCAGCAAGGCGGATCCCGATATAACTGTTCAGGGAAAATTCCGCTGCGAAGATGAAGGTGGACCCTGCCACCACTTTTACGAAAGCGGAATCCCTGAAGGCAATCCGGTAATTGTTGACGAGATCGACAAACACATTTTCATGTTTTTTCTGAAGCTGGTCCTTGAAATTGTCCTGAAGCCATATTCCATACGCGATGGGGATCGTCGTCGACGTAAAGGTCAGCATCATGAATAATTCTGTTTGATGGTTCAAATACAGCAGTCCCCCGAGGGCGGCCCCGATCGCCATGGACAGGTTGACGAGCCAGTAGTCGAGTGCATAGACGGCTTTCCGGTTCTCCGGTGTCGTCGAGTCGATGATGATTGCATGCATCGCCGGGCGTCCCAGGCTGCTTGTGATGATGAATCCGATATACGCACCTGCGAACATCAGGATCAGGTTATCTTCCGGAAAAAGACTCGCCGTCATGATGAAAAAGAACAGTGCGTTCAGCCAGGACGTCGTCAGCAAAACCTTTTTCCGGGGAAAGCGGTCCGAAATATATCCCCCGACGAGATTGACACAGAATCCGATCACAACGGTCCCGATCAGGAAGATTCCTGCCCAGATTTTATTCAGTTCCTGTGCAAAGAACAGCGCCATGAACGGCATGACGGCGGATGAGACGGCACGATTGAAGAATGACGTGATCATTCGTACTTTAATGTTTTGAGGTAATTCCTTCCAGTTCATGTTGTTCCCCCTCCTCTATTTACTGTATATTAAACTAGACGGAACTTTTTAAAAATAGACACTTTTCGAATTGATGTCCCCTTTTAGGAGGAAAAGCATATGGAGAACAAATTACTCACCCTTTGGAGGTATTATCCCTCCGGCAGCATCCGTGTGGAAGAAATCTCTGAAACCCTGCAATTGAGCCATAAACAGACCTCCCGCTATTTAAAAAAATGGGATGAAGAAGGCTGGATCGCGTTCACCCCGGGACGCGGACGGGGGAATGTCTCGACTTTGAAGTGGAAAAAACATGTCGAGGAAGAATTCGAAGAAGAAGTCGTGAAGCTCATGGAAGAGGAACCGATCGAACAGAGCAGCAAGTATCTTATGTACAACTGGTCCACCGACAGCAAGATGAGGCTGATGAATACCTTTCACAGCAAGCTCGGATTCGTGAAGGAGTCCAAGGACAAGCTGATCGTGCCGAAGCGATATCCCTTTTTCTCGATCCATCCACTGGAAGCAGCCGACGTCCTGAGCGCCCACCTCGTGGCGAACGTCTTCAACCGCCTTGTTTCCATCACAGAAAAAGGGGACATCCTGCCGGAACTCGCGCACAGCTGGGACGTGTCCTCTCATAAACTTCGACTCTATCTAAAAAAAGATGTCCGTTTTCACGACGGATCCATCCTGACGGCAAAAGATGTCGCCCATTGTCTCGAACAGCTCAGGACCTGCCCCCATTACCGGGAACTATGGGCACCTGTTGACATGATCGAGGCAAAAGCCCCCCTCATCATCGATATCCACCACCCGGGAGGCTGCACGTACATCCTCCCCATGCTCAGCATGATGTGCGCGAGCATCTATAAAGAATCCAAGGGACGGACCTTCGGGACAGGGTGCTTTTCCCTTGAGGAAAACACCGATTCCAAGACAACACTCGCTGCTTTTAAAGAGCACTTCCAGGAAAGGCCCCTCCTGGATGCCGTCGAATTTGTCCAGGTGCCGAAAGACTTCAAGGAAATCTATCACTCTCATCTAGAAGAAAGTCAGTCCTCTTCTGTCGAAGTCGAGAGCGACTCAGGATTCGGGATTGTCGTCATGAATGCAGTTCCCGGGCGAGATTCCCAGATTCAGAGAAAAGAAGTGCGGGATTATCTGCACTGGGTGATCGCAAATAACCGACACACCCTTCGTGACCTTGATCCCCGCATGACACCGAACGGGAAGAGCATTCTCGTCGGCCAGGATCAAGGCATGACGATCCCGGAAGCTGACCGTCCCCTGTTCACCGAACCCCTCGTGATCCGCTGTGCCAATCATACAGCGAAAACAACCGAGTGGCTTGTGGAGATCTTTGAAAAAGAAGGGATTCCCGTTGACGTGCAGTGGTTTTCCTTTGCAGACACGCTGACGAGGCATCCCGCGACCCTGCATGTGGATCTTTTCATACACGGGGAAATCTTTGAATCGAACCAGGATTTTTCGTTTTATCATTTTCTGAAAAACGGCTACTCTCCTCTCCATGGACTTTTTGAAAAGAAAAGCAAGTGGAAGCAGCTTCTGGACGAATACCGGCATACGCCATTTGAGGACTGGACATCGTTGAATATGAACTTGGAGAGCTTGCTGATAAAAGAGTCCATCATGATCCCGCTTTACTATGAAAAACGCTACATCCCTTTTTCCACCGACATCATGAATATCGAAATCAAGCATTTTGGATATGTGGACTTTGCAAAATTGTGGGTGCGGCCGGAGGTTTAAGAGGAAGCGGGGGGACGGTTCTTGTGCTTCCTTTTCATGATAATTGCACGAAATTTGTAAGGAATTCCCCGAATATGATACTGACTTAGGAGAGGTTGACCATGAATACCTTAACGAAACTAAAGAGTTTTGCAAAGAAATTGAAGCAGGATTTAATAGTTCTTTACCTATCTTATAAAGATCCAAGAACTCCTATGTACGCTAAAGTTCTAGCCATGTGCGTCGTAGCCTATGCTTTCAGTCCAATCGATTTAATCCCGGATTTCATTCCAATTATCGGGTACCTCGATGATTTGATTCTTGTCCCTTTCGGCATCTTCCTGGCTTTAAGAGTTATTCCGTCCGATGTACTGGAGGAGAAACGGGAAATGGCAATAAACATGAAGAAGAAAGATCATCCAAAGAACTGGTTTGTGGGAGTCATCTTCATCCTGATTTGGATCCTTCTTGCTGTATGGGCGGGCAAGCTGCTAGTGGGTCTCTTTTCTTGAGAGGGAAGCACGGGAGCCGCCCCCCGCTTCCCTCACTCAAACTCCAACGTCACGCCGTCCCCATTCTTTTCATCGGCCTTCATAATGTTGACGGTTTGGATGTATCCCATTACCGGATCATCCCCATGTACCATGGAGGCATCAGGATCGGCTTCCTTTATCACCTGGAGTCCGGCAAGTTCATCCAGACTGCCCGCTTGTTCGATCAATTGCTGCTTGATCTTTTCCTCTTGTCCTTCGGGCTCAAAGGTTAATTCAAATCGGTAGCGGGTCGATAAATCAGGTCTGTAGTATGTCTTCTCCCTGATCGATCCGTCTTCTTCAACCGAAGTCCCGATCCCCACCGTGTTCGCAGGCACTTCATTCAGAGTCCCAGCGGTTTTTTCCTTAATTTCTTCCGCCGTTGCATTTCCCTTATATGGAATTAAATTAATCTTTAAATATGTATCAGGCGGAAGATCCGTTTCCCCTGATAACACCATATTCTCCCCATTCAATGTAAGAGTCGCATCTATTTTGAACGCTGGTTCCTCAGGCTCCTCCTCCGCGACTTCCTCCTGCTCCTGCACGTCCGCCTTTTGCCGGTACTCTTTT
Coding sequences within it:
- a CDS encoding ABC transporter substrate-binding protein yields the protein MENKLLTLWRYYPSGSIRVEEISETLQLSHKQTSRYLKKWDEEGWIAFTPGRGRGNVSTLKWKKHVEEEFEEEVVKLMEEEPIEQSSKYLMYNWSTDSKMRLMNTFHSKLGFVKESKDKLIVPKRYPFFSIHPLEAADVLSAHLVANVFNRLVSITEKGDILPELAHSWDVSSHKLRLYLKKDVRFHDGSILTAKDVAHCLEQLRTCPHYRELWAPVDMIEAKAPLIIDIHHPGGCTYILPMLSMMCASIYKESKGRTFGTGCFSLEENTDSKTTLAAFKEHFQERPLLDAVEFVQVPKDFKEIYHSHLEESQSSSVEVESDSGFGIVVMNAVPGRDSQIQRKEVRDYLHWVIANNRHTLRDLDPRMTPNGKSILVGQDQGMTIPEADRPLFTEPLVIRCANHTAKTTEWLVEIFEKEGIPVDVQWFSFADTLTRHPATLHVDLFIHGEIFESNQDFSFYHFLKNGYSPLHGLFEKKSKWKQLLDEYRHTPFEDWTSLNMNLESLLIKESIMIPLYYEKRYIPFSTDIMNIEIKHFGYVDFAKLWVRPEV
- a CDS encoding YkvA family protein, coding for MNTLTKLKSFAKKLKQDLIVLYLSYKDPRTPMYAKVLAMCVVAYAFSPIDLIPDFIPIIGYLDDLILVPFGIFLALRVIPSDVLEEKREMAINMKKKDHPKNWFVGVIFILIWILLAVWAGKLLVGLFS
- a CDS encoding MFS transporter, producing MNWKELPQNIKVRMITSFFNRAVSSAVMPFMALFFAQELNKIWAGIFLIGTVVIGFCVNLVGGYISDRFPRKKVLLTTSWLNALFFFIMTASLFPEDNLILMFAGAYIGFIITSSLGRPAMHAIIIDSTTPENRKAVYALDYWLVNLSMAIGAALGGLLYLNHQTELFMMLTFTSTTIPIAYGIWLQDNFKDQLQKKHENVFVDLVNNYRIAFRDSAFVKVVAGSTFIFAAEFSLNSYIGIRLAETFKAVNIGSFEIVGVRMLSILNIENMLLVVCLTFIINRYTDRLNKKNALLIGLLLYGIGYVTVTSANTWYVLIAFNLIATMGELIYSPIRNAEQANMIPSDKRGSYSAFSNLSFSGADLVARSTIIIGAFLMPTMMSVYIGFIVMLGTVLVYTGLFGGSWVKAKVLGVSGGK
- a CDS encoding NIPSNAP family protein, with the protein product MIYRRKMYRVSPRIIDDFNVHFNQTLLPTQLKYGSRLVGRWMTKHADGEVEVFAIWEYDSYEEYERIEANVRGDVAHVKRVQDWYGKWGGRENLKEHFYRIDQDFIDSTVT